atttttacaactatagaaacaaacaagcatacttatggatcttcacaaactttttataaactcttttcagaaaatatcggattttctggtaatttttcaaaataatacagaacgttgcttttcaaataccgcttatgaactcaccaacatttcatatgttgacgtttttcaaaatacttgtattcttaggtaacaagtgaaccaaaggaaaacgtactcagtgatggcttgccgtttgtttatctatgaaccgaacaatttatttttgggaatgtaatgctaaaacaatgtactcagtgtaaattttatcagttgtactatattaatgcatggtgacgaatgatgttatgtttcatatatattcaatgttatggtattcaattaagtcacaacagccctcggacgtttccgccgtttggttcgggggtgtgacaggttggtatcagagctttgtttatagtgaactagcatatctagccacacattgatatgcaactataaaccaaaaagagggactaacataactctgaacaaaataagtaaataaaacacccttgcttgcattaggaataagaacataacgccgaaccgaacaaaataatgctagtatctcggttaattcaggattgttcttagtggtaccaaggagtgggtgtagcctgatcaactacattctctccaaagtacaactaacacacgttttgatgagatcggaatagctagggaacctaaaactatacccttttagcaccaaaaagagaacgcctGTTTAGCTTATGCAATAGTCGTGGCAccttaggaataatgttagcgtatttacacactctcgcagacagcatggctggttttcatcatccCGGGGATCCCTACTTCCCTTACCAGGGAAACAAcggatggctagaggaggaggagcctaaGGAAGTGCctgaggaggagcctgaggaggaacctgaggaagaccccgaagaggaatctgacggggaaccggaggcagaagtcgagggcgagcctgctgAATCAGAGGAAGACGAAGGAAGCCTCGAGGAGGATACTGATGGCTTGCcgtttgtttatctatgaaccgaacaatttatttttgggaatgtaatgctaaaacaatgtactcagtgtaaactttatcagttgtactatattaatgcatggtgacgaatgatgttatgtttcatatatattcaatgttatggtattcaattaagtcacaacagccctcggatgtttccgccgtctggttcgggggtgtaacacacccggggaaggccaacgtggtggccgatgcgcttagccgcaaggcggcgccgatcagggatgtctgcttgaggatgaccgtggtgactcccctgttggagcaaattcgggaggctcagcaggaggctatcaaggaggaacatcggaagagcgagcgtatagtgggtcaggtttcctccttcgattatgatagccgaggactgtTGACATTACACCGTAGGTTGTGGGTGCCATAtctcggaggcgtgcgccagatcttgatggaggaggcgcacaagtcacgtttctctattcatcccggggcgacgaagatgtatagggatcttcgtctggattattggtggccctgcatgaagcgggatgtggcatggtacgtcgagcggtgtttgacctgcaggaaggtcaaggccgaacatcagagaccgcatggcaagatgcagccgttggatatcccactgttgaaatgggaagatatcacgatggattttatcacgaagcttcccagtaccgcacgtggagtggattcgatttgggtcatcgtggatagattgaccaggagtgctcattttattccgattcaggagagtatatcggccgagaaattggccgacatctatatcagagagatcgtggcgcggcacggggtgccggtatcggtgatctcggacagggatgtgcgttttacttccagattttggaagagattccatgacgagttgggcactcgtctgcattttagcaccgcctttcacccgcagacggatggtcagagcgagcggaccatccagactctggaggatatgctgtgggtgtgcgtgctagactttggtggtagctgggatacctatcttcccctggctgagttctcatacaacaacagctaccacacgagtattgatcgtcctccatttgagatgttgtacggacgaaggtgcaggaccccgatatgctggggtgaagttggccagagagtcatggggagcaccgaagtggtgctcaagacgaccgagaggattcagcaggtccggagcagacttcagactgctcagagtcggcagaaaagttacgccgacaagcatcgatccgacttggagtttcaagtcggggatatggttctcctgaaggtgtcgccttggaaaggcgtcatccgattcaggaagcggggcaagttgggcccgagattcatcggaccgttcagggttgtagcccgggtgggcaaggtggcgtataggttggatctgccagccgagctcagccagatccacagcagtttccatgtttctcagctgcggaagtgcttagtggacgattcagcgatagtgccgttagaggatattcaggttgatgacagcctgaattacattgagcgcccagtcgcaatcctcgacaggaagtcgaaggatttgaggaacaagagggtggagctagtgaaggtgcaatggcagcaccgcaagggtttagaatggacttgggagccggtggacgagatgatggagcattaccccgagctgtttcaggatcaagcagcagacttcgaggacgaagtctaaaataagtgggggagatttgtagcacctggttcctggtacgtaaatcttatttgagtatttctcttcttttagccttggactcgccgagtagatgcgggacccgggacacgtttaagttatcgactcagcgagtccatatcctggactcggcgagtcacagctgttggacgaaaccctaagtttcaggggtttgcaccctatttaaaggacatatccgccccaacctcgcccccattcaccctcagagccctgtatCTTCCTCTAGCCGtgtttccttgtgagtttgaagtgtttttgtggtATTCTTGAAGTTCTTAAGGgaaaaagaagagggaatcaagaagaggagaaggaggccaagcatctctgtgtcattccaacgtttcccttaaggtatagctcgtttcccctctgtttttaagcttattgtcccttatagctccattagagtcctttttgagccattccTAAGATTGTGTATGCTTGTGGGtgcgtaataagttgattggcctctagatctaggcaatattgagctccaggagctcagatctgttagctttatggacccatgttgcttgttcaccctagatctacccttttgaggcattttgaaccctaaatccatattggtgaatatctacacgtaaagttggaaactttacgtttGAATCGTgtcctagaagcccagatctatggatggcatggactggaatcgagcaaatctgtgtatttaataggtgcatggcaacgactcggcgagtcgttcatgtgagtCGACGAGTCTTCTCGCGAGTCTttgagtttgtccccttttcgtagtgtcgagtgagcagtgagtcatggggtgtgactcagtgagtcggaagctgaactcatctatggaggtactcggcgagtcaatgccctgactcggcgagttcaaggcaatctccttagatcaagaacagactcggcgagttgttcatacaactcggcgagtcttagcataagtgttcttcggatgaagatgaactcgacgagttgttcatacaactcggcgagtaggatgaaggacttgagtatctgttaagaaggagaactcgtcgagtcgtcgcctaactcgacgagtaggaacgggattcaggacaaacgtttgggtagggactcggcgagttggaaagccaactcggcgagtcgggtcaactggaagttgaccctgattttgacttaggtcatgatcaggggtaaaatggtcattttacccaaaggacagttagcagtgtttgatttagtatgttgtgggaattgcagccggaggattcccggagcagcagcagcagtcagcCCGTTCctgatcagttcagcagctactttgaggtgagttaccttccagtagcggtgggtctacggccacaatgccggcccaccattaggagtcgtatgttagatgattgtctttgtgatatcatcatggttgctactacctgttatgttgtatgctagcatgatacgttatatgtgatagtagtagagttcggttgttaggacagaagggtagtcagacaccccagaaatgtctgacagtatgtgatgatatgtttgtatgctggcctgttatgttatgcgatagaggtagtaggagggggacCAGtcccccgaggatcggttgttaggactgatgggtagtcagcaccccagaatggttgacatgggtagtcagcaccctagaatggcttgacacgggtaggtcggcaccccataatggccgtaccgggtagtcaggtaccccagaatagcctggcagtatgtgtgttatttgtttgtatggtatgtggtacgatgggggaactcactaagctttgtgcttacagtttgcagttttggtttcaggtatctcttcgtcgaaggggaaagagctggcgcggtagcagcacatcatacacGCACTCTGGTTTCCGCACTTACGAGATTCACTGGGATTTAtgctctgatattttgatggttgtatgatttgacttttagacatggtttacgttgttatggtttgatcaaacaatgtttttaactattaatattttctaaagtaatgtttttaaaacaaaatttttggtcgtgaaatttgggtcgttacagtgtGTCTACTaaaaagattgacctttttatagtagAGTATCCATTAATCGTTTACTAAatttattatataagttataaaacctttgaattgttaatcattattaagagacttttgagtggtattcattaaaataggaggtttcaaatgcatgaggtgtttgcaaatttttatgggggtttcaaatgcatgaagttcaaggaaaaatgctagttttataagtatgtataaTATGATGATAATACCATTTGCTTCATATATCTATATGTTCGTATGAATGATGGGAAAGGAAAACAACAATCCTTCATATTTTATCAAAAGTTCTAAGACATTTTTTTGACATGTGTGTGATATTATAATTCATTTTATGTTGAATAggtgtatatgtattgttttcaAGTTAAAGTAAGCACACTCTCATTATGGATATAACATTATGGATATATTTGTGTGGCATTTTAAGATAAAGTAAGGacattaaaattatttaaaatattcaatGGTCATGATGGAGTGAATTGATTATTTCTATTTTTTCAATAGAGAATTTGGAAGTGGCACAAAGCAATATACCAAAACAAAATAACTATTTTTAAGAGTACTATTTTAACCCAAAGTAACTATGATatacattttaatgtttttttaataataCATCTTGATTGCCCAATTAGTTATTATTGATCCCCATTTtattataaacaatttttttgaagcaaacgaaacattttaaaatcaatatctactctaataaatgaaggtttttttttgccacatgtcatacgctcattcaatttgtcaaatgtcattttgtggttattttgaattaatttcttttccatgtcattttatgagtttatctattttaataattttcacataatattttaatataataatcacaataaatgtagtaataaatgaatataaattTCATTAATGGGCTTACCTTCTTATTTTTAAATTTCCAAActaaagctcattagtttattttgtttatttatttaaatttaaaagataaaaaaatcaattttaataattcattattttgcTTATTTTCTTATAATTCAAAAGTTCTTAAATAGGGTTTTCCGGAGAggtaataataaaaaattgaaaaatacattgttaaaaaaataaaagtaaaatactataataaaaaaataaatggaTAAACATTTACgttaaatttataaattaaaatgatTTCAATACTACAAAAACAActtaaaatattttgaaaataaaaaaccaTATTGAATTATTACAACCCTACGACCCACCAAACGAGTAAAAGGGGGCGTTCGGAAAAattagctggtagcgggtagcgTGTAGCTTGTAGTGttttgttaaatgttatatgaagtagcatttggatttggagtgttttgtttaaaataaacgctagaagcttgtagCGCTGAATGAGGCTTTCTGTTCAAAACATAGCGTTTGTCAAACCCTAGAAGCTGGAAGCTCTCAAACTCTCCGTGCCGAACACGCCCAATGTTTTGAAACAAGTTAAAATGTTACAGTTATTAAAAGTTAACATTATGAATGAGTGATTAATTGCAATTTGCAAGGAAGCAATACATTTAATTTATCAATGTTTAAGGAttgtaaaaacaaaataattatcAATATTGTAACTTGGTTATACttaaatttttttatgatttgatCTGATAGTCGCAAGGAAATTATTCACCGAAATAAATTAATCATTGTCCGGAAACTATTTATCGGCATCGCTTTGTGTGAAAACACAACTAGTAAATTAAAATGAATGTTTGGAACCGAAAAAACAAATTGTAGTTGTTTCACATTGAGATAAACCATTTTTGATAAGTTATTCCCCCATTTATTAAAAACTTTCAAATGCttttttaaatcttatttttttATACCACTATAAACTAACTAGTAAGCTATAAAATTAAAAGGTtacttttttttatcattttaattaaaaactcttaaaaaccccCCTAAAACACACTTTGTTGTACATACTTAAAAGAAAAGGATAAAAGCATCATacaataacaaaaaagaaaaaaaaatccccATACTTCATaataaaaatagctaaatggtGAAGGGGGGaacttattaaataataaattaaatttgaAAAAATGGGGGCGCCGATTTCTTTGCGCCATCGTAGGCAGTTAACTTTAAACAGCGACATCAACGCATCCCCTTTTTAAGCATTTATATGCGGTTTGTTATCACCCAACACCATCCCTTTAatcatgaaaataaaaaaaataaaaaatccttCATTTGACAATTTTTCAATCATATATATTTTTACCATTAGTAATATTTATTTGCTTTTGATAACTTTTATTTTTCTCAAATAAGACACAGTGTTCTGTGTTTAGACAAAAGGAAGATTATATCGTCTTAATGATCAATCAAATTGTCTTTATATGAAATTCTTTTTAGGTGTAAAAAATATCATGGAAAAAGTGGAAAATACATATTAATTAGTTATAATGCAAaagcaaggttgtaaaaatcacttgacgttagctagtcggtggactggggttaagggattaatTGGCCAGACGGAGATTAATCGgatgattaatcggggaccattaattgctaatttgttgaattttaaaaaattaaatatgactaatatcatataaaagttcataaataccactaatatcacaACAAAATAGGTTATTATGATTAATAAAAGAGTAATCATACCttaaatagtttctattgagatataacttcttcaaaatgttaaaatttctatCAAGTTCTACTCTTTCACTCATTGTGTATGCAATGATTAATCGCTAGGCgtcctctaatcggtcgagtagcgcctagggattaatcgggacctagtcggaTGCAAAAGTAAGTTTTAGGACATACTTTGAATAACTTATGTAATGCGTTATTTATATCATTTAAATGACTATTCACAAAACAAATTACGTACAAAATCATTTAAACGTTTAAGAACAACTCTCCATGTAACACGTGGATAACCACCAAACACTTTAAGTAAAAGATATACGAGAATTCGTTATCCGTTGAATTTTATATttctatattatattttattatttttttaggcAAGTGGCATCTACTTGGTATGTAGGCAAAGGGAACTTGTACTTTTTGATTTTGTAGTGCTTCCAAAGACTTTGATCTTTTGTTTAATGAGCATTTTTACGTAATAATTTTTACGTAATAAAGTTCTATTATTCACAATTATTGCAACAAAAGAATTAGATGACATATACAACTGTATTTCAGTTCAGATCCCTTTTACCAATTTATGTATAACTGTTCCATTTTTCTATCAATTTAtgtaataatattttatttattaaccaatttatgCAACTGATATTAATTATGTAATAACGTATCAACTTGTTAAAAATGCTACCCATAAAATATTGCATCCTATGCTCTAAAATGAAAttacaaaaaaatcattttattgcATAAATTAAAAGAAATCGTTATTACATAAATACAACCATATAGAAACAATGTGTATTTGTAGAAACTTGACATATAATGATCATTTGCGTATATTAAATCTGATATGAAAAACTATCTATATGGAAATAAGATATATAATTTCTTTAGGGAAAAGCATAAGACCCTAATTGGTGTGCTAATAGTAGTAAAGATTACTTCGACCATAATAGACAATAGAAAGGTTTACAAGAAAAGCCTTAATTTGCGTAATAGTCCATCGTGATTGGCATGGTAAAAGCACTATAAAGACCCTTTCTCATTCTTCAAACAAGAATCACACTAACTAACTTCGTCTCCTAAAAACTGTTTATATGGATTTTCAAAAGGGAGTTTCTTTCTTCCTGGCATTCTTGCTTTGGGGCAATATTGTCCAGGCTAATCAAAATTACAAGGATGCCCTTGCCAAATCCATATTGTTTTTCCAAGGTCAACGTTCCGGGAGGTTCCCGACTTCCAATGGCATCCCTTGGAGAGCCATTTCCGGCCTTTCCGATGGCTCCCTAGCACATGTATGGTTATTACTGTTTTTGTTACCGATACTGATATTGTTACTGGTATTACTATTAAAACTATTATGACATTTGCAGGTGAATTTAGTTGGAGGGTATTATGATGCGGGGGACAATGTTAAATTTAACTTCCCGATGGCATATACAACGACAATGCTATCATGGAGTGCATTGGAGAACTCGAAGCCGTTGGGCCCGCAACTTGAAAATGTGAGAGAGGCAATTAGGTGGGCGACGGACTACCTTATCAAGTGTGCAACAGCGACTCCGGGCGTACTTTATGTTGGTGTTGGGGACCCGAATGTGGACCACAAGTGTTGGGAGAGACCGGAGGACATGGACACGGTTCGAACCGTGTACTCGGTCTCTCGAACCAAACCGGGCTCGGATGTTGCTGGTGAAACCGCAGCAGCTTTAGCCGCTGCCTCCTTGGTTTTTCGAGTGGTTGATAGTAAATACTCCAAGTTGTTGTTGAGAACTGCAAAGTCTGTGTTCCAGTTTGCAACACAATATAGGGGTTCTTATAGTGACTCCCTTGGTTCAGCTGTTTGTCCATTTTACTGTTCTTATTCGGGATATAAGGTTGTCTTTTCTTTTCATTTATCTTTGCATTTTTTTCACATGACAAAACAAAACAGGATCACAGGATTTTTGAACAGAATCCTGGCTCCTGGCTAGGTTGTCCTCTGGACAAAACCTGACTATTTGTTTTGTCCATATACAATCTTTTTATAGTTATGATGCAAAAAATTTGAAAactgatttttatttttttaataaaaggaTGAATTATTGTGGGGAGCTGCATGGCTGCTAAGGGCGACAAAGGATGCATCCTACAGGAGTTTTATAAATTCCTTAGGTGCGAATGATGCAACCGATATATTCAGCTGGGACAACAAATATGCGGGAGCTCGAGTTCTTTTGTCTAGGGTAATGACTAATTTTTTTCAGTTATTTGGAAAAGTTATTGAGTTTTATTAATTTTGTTTTCATTGCTTGTTTTCTTAGGGGAGTTTGGTGGCAAATGATAAGTCATATGAACCATTCAGACAACAAGCCCAAGATTTCATGTGCAAAATTCTACCTAATTCGCCTTCTTCCACTACACAATATACTAAAGGTATAGTAAGAccctgttttttttttctttctcatcaATTTATGTGTTGTCTAAAATAATGATGTTTAAAAAAATGTCTGAGAAAATGGTGACATACTTTGGGAAATGAAAGGAAAAGATAAATTATAAGAAATTTGTAATGCGTTAAGAACTACAAGCAAAATTTTTAACTTTCTTCTTGAATCATTCTTTCTGCATTAAGTCATAAAGAAATGTTACTAATCAATAAATTACAATTATCACATAAAGATTATGTCATTCTATTTATGCAGGGGGGCTAATGTTTAAACTAGCGGATAATAACCTCCAATACGTGACATCCATAACCTTCTTGCTCACCACCTACGCCAAATACATGAAATCAGCAAAAACCACTTTCAATTGTGGCAACATCATGGTGACCCCAAACACCCTAATCAACCTTGCAAGGAAACAggtattttttttatgcttttaatCGCTTTTCTTTTTATCTTAAAAGACTAATTTGCCCCTAGGAAATAGCATAGTTGATTCCGGGATGGTATACTTGCATAACTGGTCAAGGGTTCAAACAATACCTCTGTTATTTACAGAAATAAAAGACTAATAGATGCATATATATGTGTTTTTCAGGTGGATTATATATTAGGAGACAA
The genomic region above belongs to Lactuca sativa cultivar Salinas chromosome 4, Lsat_Salinas_v11, whole genome shotgun sequence and contains:
- the LOC111911652 gene encoding endoglucanase 9, with product MDFQKGVSFFLAFLLWGNIVQANQNYKDALAKSILFFQGQRSGRFPTSNGIPWRAISGLSDGSLAHVNLVGGYYDAGDNVKFNFPMAYTTTMLSWSALENSKPLGPQLENVREAIRWATDYLIKCATATPGVLYVGVGDPNVDHKCWERPEDMDTVRTVYSVSRTKPGSDVAGETAAALAAASLVFRVVDSKYSKLLLRTAKSVFQFATQYRGSYSDSLGSAVCPFYCSYSGYKDELLWGAAWLLRATKDASYRSFINSLGANDATDIFSWDNKYAGARVLLSRGSLVANDKSYEPFRQQAQDFMCKILPNSPSSTTQYTKGGLMFKLADNNLQYVTSITFLLTTYAKYMKSAKTTFNCGNIMVTPNTLINLARKQVDYILGDNPMKMSYMVGYGANYPRRIHHRGSSLPSLSTHPQTFGCEGGFQPFYYTSNPNPNILTGAIVGGPNQNDFFPDERTDYSHSEPATYINAAMVGPLAYLSGR